A window of the Nibribacter ruber genome harbors these coding sequences:
- the hemC gene encoding hydroxymethylbilane synthase, whose amino-acid sequence MQADTNSPIIRIGTRGSRLALWQAHHVADTLRAHGMKVDIVTITTKGDLVLDKSLDKIGAKGVFTEELEESLRDGSIDIAVHSAKDVQSSIPEDLELLAFMEREKVHDVVISFDPLFKLGEGQQVIGTSSTRRRSMLKRFYPDVITAECRGNLQTRIQKLKDGQYDAILLAYAGVARMQYDHMIAQHLPLDKFIPAAGQGSVAIECAKTLPLERKLKLKEALDHAPTHSCLAAERAYLRTMEGGCSIPSFALATLEGDQLTLKAGIISLDGEEFILEETTGDKEQAETMGEQLAHVVLSQGGDRILQEIRATKH is encoded by the coding sequence ATGCAAGCAGATACAAACTCACCCATCATAAGAATTGGTACCCGCGGAAGCCGTCTGGCGCTTTGGCAGGCGCACCACGTAGCGGACACCCTGCGCGCCCACGGCATGAAAGTGGACATTGTCACCATCACTACCAAAGGCGATTTAGTTTTAGATAAGTCCTTGGACAAAATAGGAGCGAAGGGTGTCTTCACCGAAGAGTTGGAGGAAAGCCTGCGCGACGGAAGCATTGACATTGCCGTGCACAGCGCCAAAGACGTTCAGTCTAGCATTCCCGAGGATTTGGAACTGTTGGCCTTTATGGAGCGCGAGAAAGTGCATGACGTGGTGATATCTTTTGACCCGCTGTTCAAATTAGGCGAAGGCCAGCAAGTGATTGGCACCTCGTCCACGCGCCGCCGCTCCATGCTCAAGCGCTTTTACCCAGACGTGATTACCGCCGAGTGCCGGGGTAATTTGCAGACCCGCATCCAGAAGCTGAAAGACGGTCAATACGACGCTATTCTCTTGGCTTATGCCGGCGTGGCCCGCATGCAGTATGACCACATGATTGCCCAGCATCTGCCTTTGGATAAATTCATTCCGGCCGCCGGGCAGGGGAGCGTAGCCATTGAATGCGCCAAAACCTTGCCATTAGAGCGTAAGCTGAAGTTGAAGGAAGCCTTGGACCATGCCCCAACGCATTCTTGCCTTGCCGCTGAACGTGCTTACTTGCGCACCATGGAAGGCGGTTGTAGTATTCCGTCCTTCGCGCTGGCTACGCTAGAGGGTGACCAACTGACCTTAAAAGCCGGTATCATCAGTCTAGATGGTGAAGAGTTTATCTTGGAAGAAACAACAGGTGATAAAGAGCAGGCAGAAACCATGGGCGAACAACTAGCGCACGTAGTGTTAAGCCAAGGCGGCGACCGCATTTTGCAGGAGATTCGTGCTACCAAGCACTAG
- a CDS encoding peptidylprolyl isomerase yields the protein MLKKIALFFSLCLLVAVQTQAQKKSKKDYLVTITTSQGVMRLVLFEDTPKHRDNFLKLVKDKYYDGTTFHRIIKDFMIQGGDPNTKNDNPNDDGAGNPGYTIPAEILPHHKHIYGALAAARLSDNMNPSKASSGSQFYLVENKEGVPFLDGNYTVYGQVIDGLSVIEKIADQPKNFMDRPTTDIKMTVTAKKMKKKQITKLYGYHYE from the coding sequence ATGTTGAAGAAAATCGCCCTCTTTTTTAGCCTTTGCCTGCTCGTTGCCGTGCAGACGCAGGCCCAGAAGAAAAGCAAGAAAGACTACCTCGTCACCATCACCACGTCGCAAGGAGTTATGCGCTTGGTGTTGTTTGAAGACACGCCCAAGCACCGCGACAACTTCCTGAAACTGGTGAAGGACAAGTACTATGACGGCACTACCTTTCACCGCATCATCAAGGACTTCATGATTCAGGGCGGCGACCCGAACACCAAGAATGACAACCCCAATGATGACGGCGCCGGCAACCCAGGCTATACCATTCCTGCGGAGATTTTGCCTCATCACAAGCACATATATGGCGCTTTAGCTGCCGCTCGTCTCAGCGACAATATGAACCCGAGCAAGGCCTCCAGCGGTTCGCAGTTTTACCTGGTAGAAAACAAGGAAGGTGTTCCGTTTCTGGATGGTAACTACACGGTGTATGGCCAAGTCATTGATGGGTTATCGGTGATCGAAAAGATTGCCGACCAGCCTAAAAACTTTATGGACCGGCCCACCACTGACATTAAGATGACGGTGACGGCCAAGAAGATGAAGAAGAAACAAATCACCAAGCTCTACGGCTACCACTACGAATAA
- a CDS encoding SDR family oxidoreductase produces MKTILITGSNGLLGQKLVDLLHTEASVKIIASSRGTNKLAEIYPKAAFVAMDVTNADQVEEVISETQPTHIIHTAAMTNVDDCESQREECWKQNVEAVENLVKASERHGVHLIHLSTDFIFDGEKGPYAEEAEGNPVNFYGESKLAAEELVKQAACKWAILRTVLVFGIVHDYGRSNIVLWVKGSLEQGKQIKVVNDQLRTPTLAEDLAQGCWLAAKHDAQGIFNISGEELLTPHQMALQVADYFHLDKSLIEEVDGTLFTQPAKRPPRTGFDITKAKTQLGYQPHTFKESIAIVAGQIQ; encoded by the coding sequence ATGAAAACCATCCTCATTACCGGCTCCAACGGGCTGTTGGGCCAAAAACTGGTAGACCTGTTGCACACAGAAGCATCGGTGAAAATTATTGCGTCCTCGCGCGGCACTAATAAATTGGCGGAGATTTACCCGAAGGCAGCCTTCGTGGCCATGGACGTGACCAACGCCGATCAGGTAGAAGAAGTAATTTCTGAGACCCAGCCTACGCACATCATCCACACAGCGGCCATGACCAACGTGGACGACTGCGAAAGCCAGCGCGAAGAATGCTGGAAGCAGAACGTAGAAGCGGTAGAGAATCTTGTCAAAGCCAGCGAGCGCCACGGCGTGCACCTCATCCACCTCTCCACAGACTTTATCTTCGATGGAGAAAAAGGACCTTACGCAGAAGAAGCCGAAGGAAACCCCGTGAACTTTTACGGGGAGAGTAAGCTGGCCGCCGAAGAACTGGTAAAGCAGGCTGCCTGCAAGTGGGCCATTCTGCGCACCGTGCTGGTCTTCGGGATTGTTCATGATTATGGTCGGTCCAACATTGTGCTGTGGGTGAAAGGCAGTCTGGAGCAAGGCAAGCAAATAAAAGTAGTCAATGACCAACTGCGCACCCCAACCCTTGCCGAAGATTTGGCGCAAGGCTGTTGGCTGGCCGCCAAGCATGACGCGCAGGGCATCTTCAACATCTCCGGCGAAGAACTGCTTACGCCTCACCAAATGGCCCTGCAAGTAGCCGACTATTTCCACCTGGACAAAAGCCTGATTGAAGAAGTAGACGGCACGCTCTTCACGCAACCGGCCAAACGTCCGCCGCGCACCGGTTTTGACATCACCAAGGCCAAGACGCAACTGGGTTATCAGCCGCATACTTTCAAAGAAAGCATCGCCATTGTAGCGGGGCAGATTCAATAA
- a CDS encoding ComEA family DNA-binding protein → MLNRLLRQIRDYFNFSQRELNGFLILILAMAVFIAAPFLLYQEDEPYDPTTDQKILDSLVIQLDTKAAHVAEERANRYRKKPIKLYRFNPNQLNVAQWQELGLNKYIAQRILNYRAKAGDFKSKAQLQKIYGLPDSLFQLWYPYIDLPEESAGYAKRDGESFSGSFPENRPKTEYARKRWELQPFDLNTADTTQLKQIRGIGSKLSQRIVKFRDKMGGFHSVNQVAEVYGLAPEVIDSVRKYTFIAQGAGPQKLNLNTATFDQLRQHPYIGFNLAKAIINYRTQHGAYGSVEDLRKIKLIDEAAFQKMQPYLTVQ, encoded by the coding sequence ATGCTCAACCGTTTGCTCCGCCAGATACGCGACTACTTCAACTTCTCGCAACGCGAGCTCAACGGCTTTCTCATACTCATCTTGGCCATGGCGGTCTTCATTGCCGCGCCCTTTCTACTGTATCAAGAAGATGAGCCCTACGACCCCACTACGGACCAGAAAATCCTTGACAGCTTAGTAATACAACTAGACACAAAAGCCGCACATGTAGCCGAGGAGCGGGCCAACCGCTACCGCAAGAAACCGATCAAACTTTACCGCTTCAATCCTAACCAACTCAACGTGGCGCAGTGGCAGGAGCTGGGGCTGAACAAATACATCGCCCAACGAATTCTGAACTACCGCGCCAAGGCTGGAGACTTCAAAAGCAAAGCGCAACTACAGAAGATTTACGGATTGCCAGATTCGCTCTTCCAACTGTGGTACCCATACATTGATTTGCCTGAGGAAAGTGCTGGCTATGCAAAGAGAGACGGCGAATCGTTTTCGGGCTCTTTTCCGGAAAACAGGCCAAAAACGGAGTATGCGCGCAAACGCTGGGAACTACAGCCCTTTGACTTGAACACGGCAGACACCACGCAACTCAAACAGATAAGAGGCATTGGGAGCAAACTGTCTCAGCGCATCGTCAAGTTCAGGGACAAGATGGGCGGCTTTCATTCGGTAAACCAGGTGGCTGAGGTGTACGGCTTGGCGCCGGAAGTGATAGACAGCGTGCGCAAATACACCTTCATCGCGCAGGGCGCCGGCCCGCAGAAACTCAACCTGAACACCGCTACGTTTGACCAGCTTCGTCAGCACCCATATATTGGTTTTAACCTGGCCAAGGCTATCATCAATTACCGCACCCAGCATGGCGCGTACGGCAGTGTGGAAGACCTGCGTAAAATCAAATTGATTGATGAGGCGGCCTTTCAGAAGATGCAACCTTATTTGACCGTGCAGTAA
- a CDS encoding DNA polymerase III subunit: MQFSQIYGHQETKQLLLNSVQAQHVAHAQLFFGPEGGANLALALAYAQYLNCETPTAEDSCGTCSSCSKISKLIHPDVNFVMPVTKTKDQSEALSKHFIKHWRTFLADSPYQTLNDWMQYIGADNKQGNIAREESRELIRTTALKAFEAKYKVVIIWLPELLHSTTANALLKLLEEPPAATVFLLVSNSTDKVLTTILSRTQLVKVRMFTEEEVMHYLTEQQNVDKDTAYQVAQLAEGNLQAARVLSKEMTSDYFTFFLSWMRLCYNHKFDGIIEQSEDFQKLGRENQKNFLQFALNLLRKVLLYGVDSHLITFLPAPEMDFVQKFSKLIHQGNGAQLSEQINEAHYHIERNAHPKITFLDTSIQIAHLIRPVA; encoded by the coding sequence GTGCAGTTTTCTCAAATTTACGGCCACCAGGAAACCAAGCAACTGCTGTTGAACTCGGTGCAGGCACAGCACGTGGCCCATGCGCAACTGTTCTTCGGGCCAGAAGGTGGAGCTAATTTAGCCTTGGCGCTAGCGTATGCCCAATACCTGAACTGCGAGACGCCTACGGCAGAAGATTCCTGCGGCACTTGTTCCAGCTGTTCCAAAATCAGTAAGCTTATTCACCCAGACGTCAATTTTGTGATGCCGGTGACCAAGACCAAAGACCAGTCCGAGGCCCTGAGCAAGCACTTCATCAAACACTGGCGCACGTTCCTGGCCGACAGCCCCTACCAGACGCTCAATGACTGGATGCAGTACATCGGTGCCGACAACAAGCAAGGCAACATTGCCCGCGAGGAAAGCCGCGAACTCATCAGAACCACCGCGTTGAAAGCCTTCGAGGCCAAATACAAAGTAGTCATCATCTGGCTTCCTGAGCTGTTGCACTCGACCACCGCCAACGCCTTACTCAAGCTCTTAGAAGAGCCGCCCGCCGCGACGGTATTCCTGTTGGTGAGCAACTCCACAGACAAAGTGCTGACCACCATTCTGTCACGTACGCAACTGGTGAAAGTGCGCATGTTCACAGAAGAAGAGGTGATGCATTACCTGACAGAACAGCAGAATGTTGACAAGGACACCGCTTACCAGGTGGCGCAGTTGGCCGAGGGAAACTTGCAGGCGGCACGCGTGCTGAGCAAAGAGATGACCTCAGACTATTTCACGTTTTTCCTGAGTTGGATGCGCCTGTGCTACAACCACAAGTTTGACGGCATCATTGAGCAGAGCGAAGATTTCCAGAAGCTGGGCCGTGAGAATCAGAAGAACTTCCTGCAGTTTGCCTTGAATTTGTTGCGCAAGGTCTTGTTGTATGGCGTAGATAGTCACTTGATTACCTTCTTGCCGGCGCCTGAGATGGATTTCGTGCAGAAGTTCTCCAAGCTCATTCACCAAGGCAACGGTGCCCAGCTTTCTGAGCAGATTAATGAGGCGCATTACCACATTGAACGGAACGCTCACCCCAAGATTACGTTTTTAGATACGTCTATTCAGATTGCGCACTTAATCAGGCCAGTCGCTTAA